In Oryza sativa Japonica Group chromosome 3, ASM3414082v1, one DNA window encodes the following:
- the LOC4331995 gene encoding QWRF motif-containing protein 2, which yields MVAAAAAATAPDPAHPARPPLTPALDKPNSAPAARRPARSSKPVSSRYLSAAASPTSSTSSSSSTSSSSAPSSNRRSLSAQRARSSTPPPQHSTSPTPAPAAAAAAVAVASGGLTATTMRSLSVSFQGESFFYQTSRAPRAASPSSPGGRRGPTPERRKSVSSVPEAENTRPQHRWPAAKPKASDPLARSLDCSLDRKDSILAAVHLLRRSMAFDSTTSLSPSDPAAAAAAAHDLSASSDTDSVSSGSNSGAGDPPRRGISVPARFWQETNSRLRRLPEPGLPLPSSSGRRSFSDSQMSPRLPGRSPSPSRGSRGMASPARGRSGEASPNGHTMQAPANAPSIISFAAEVRRAKKGENRIEEAHRLRLLDNRHLQWRCINARTDAALLVQSFNAEKTLHSAWKEISKLRDNVSSKRSKLQLLKQKLKLFAILRRQIYYLDEWSHIEKHHSSALSAAIEALKASTLRLPVVGGAKADAQGVKEAVNSAVDVMHTMASSMCTLLSKVEGTSSVVSELAKLATQEQMLLDQSRDLLSMVAAIHVKQCSLQAHMLQRKQKQSQTRV from the exons ATGGTGGCTGCTGCGGCAGCGGCTACCGCGCCAGATCCGGCGCACCCCGCGCGCCCGCCGCTCACGCCGGCCCTCGACAAGCCCaactccgcccccgccgcgcgccgccccgcgcgctCCAGCAAGCCGGTCTCGTCTCGCTACCTGtcggcggccgcgtcgccgacctcctccacctcgtcgtcgtcgtcgacgtcgtcgtcgtccgcgccGTCGTCGAACCGCCGCTCGCTCTCCGCGCAGCGCGCGAGGTCGTCCACCCCCCCGCCGCAGCACTCGACGTCGCCCACCccggcccccgcggcggcggcggcggcggtggcggtggcttcGGGGGGCttgacggcgaccacgatgcGGAGCCTCTCGGTGTCGTTCCAGGGGGAGTCCTTCTTCTACCAGAcgtcgcgcgcgccgcgggcggcgtcgccgtcgtccccagGCGGGCGGCGCGGGCCCACGCCGGAGCGGCGGAAGAGCGTGTCGTCGGTGCCCGAGGCCGAGAACACGCGGCCGCAGCACcgatggccggcggcgaagccCAAGGCGTCGGACCCCCTCGCCCGCAGCCTCGACTGCAGCCTGGACCGCAAGGACTCCATCCTGGCTGCCGTCCACCTGCTCCGCCGCTCCATGGCGTTCGACTCCACCACATCCCTCTCCCCTTCggacccggccgccgccgccgccgcggcccacgACCTCTCTGCATCCTCCGACACCGACAGCGTTTCATCCGGCAGCAACTCGGGGGCCGGTGATCCCCCACGCCGCGGCATCAGCGTGCCGGCGAGGTTCTGGCAGGAGACCAACAGCCGCCTTCGCCGGCTTCCAGAACCAGGGCTACCGCTACCATCATCCTCTGGCAGGAGATCGTTCTCAGACAGTCAAATGTCACCGAGACTGCCTGGCCGCTCTCCATCTCCAAGCCGCGGAAGCAGGGGCATGGCGAGCCCAGCAAGAGGGCGGAGTGGGGAGGCATCACCCAATGGTCACACAATGCAGGCGCCGGCAAATGCGCCATCTATCATCAGCTTTGCTGCAGAGGTGAGGAGGGCgaaaaagggggagaacagaATTGAGGAGGCACACAGGCTGCGGCTGCTCGATAATCGACATTTGCAGTGGCGATGCATCAATGCTCGGACAGATGCAGCTCTCCTGGTGCAGAGCTTCAATGCTGAG AAAACTCTGCACAGTGCATGGAAGGAAATATCAAAATTACGAGACAATGTCAGTTCTAAAAGGAGCAAACTCCAGCTTCTAAAACAAAAGCTCAAACTGTTCGCTATTCTTAGAAGACAG ATATACTATCTAGACGAGTGGTCTCATATTGAAAAACATCATTCAAGTGCTTTGTCAGCAGCAATCGAAGCACTGAAGGCTAGTACTCTCCGTCTTCCAGTTGTTGGTGGTGCGAAG GCTGATGCCCAAGGTGTGAAGGAAGCTGTTAACTCAGCGGTGGACGTGATGCACACAATGGCATCCTCAATGTGTACTTTGTTGTCTAAG GTGGAAGGAACAAGCTCTGTGGTGTCTGAGCTTGCCAAACTTGCAACACAAGAACAAATGTTGTTGGATCAATCAAGAGATCTCTTGTCCATGGTCGCAGCAATACAT GTTAAACAGTGTAGCTTGCAAGCTCATATGCTACAACGAAAGCAAAAGCAGAGCCAGACACGGGTGTAG